A DNA window from Brassica napus cultivar Da-Ae chromosome C1, Da-Ae, whole genome shotgun sequence contains the following coding sequences:
- the LOC106425524 gene encoding peroxidase 27, whose protein sequence is MVASKRLVVSCFLLVLLLAEANAQGLKVGFYSKTCPHAEGIVRKVVFAAMKKAPTLGAPLLRMFFHDCFVRGCDGSVLLDSSNNQAEKNAVPNLSLRGFGIIDDSKAALEKVCPGIVSCSDILALIARDAMVALEGPSWEVETGRRDGRVSNINEVNLPSPFDNIAKLIIDFRTKGLSEKDLVILSGGHTIGMGHCPLMTNRLYNFTGRGDSDPSLDSEYAANLRKKCKPTDTTTALEMDPGSFKTFDVSYFKLVAKRRGLFQSDAALLDNSKTRAYVLQQARGSTFFHDFGVSMVKMGRIGVLTGRTGEIRKMCRVPN, encoded by the exons atggttgcATCGAAGCGACTAGTGGTCTCTTGCTTTCTCTTAGTGTTGTTGCTAGCTGAGGCCAATGCACAAGGCTTGAAAGTAGGCTTCTACAGCAAAACATGCCCACATGCCGAGGGTATAGTTAGAAAGGTCGTGTTTGCTGCCATGAAGAAAGCTCCTACACTTGGTGCTCCTTTGCTCAGAATGTTCTTCCACGACTGCTTCGTTAGG GGTTGTGATGGATCAGTTTTGTTAGATTCATCGAACAATCAAGCCGAGAAAAATGCGGTTCCTAACCTAAGCCTTCGAGGGTTTGGCATCATAGACGATTCCAAGGCGGCTTTAGAAAAAGTGTGTCCGGGAATAGTTTCATGCTCTGATATCTTAGCCCTTATCGCTAGGGACGCAATGGTTGCA ctTGAAGGACCGTCATGGGAAGTTGAAACGGGAAGAAGAGACGGTAGGGTTTCTAATATCAATGAGGTCAACTTGCCATCACCTTTTGATAACATCGCCAAGCTTATCATTGATTTTCGCACAAAGGGACTCAGCGAGAAAGATTTGGTCATCCTTTCAG gTGGACACACTATTGGGATGGGACATTGTCCTCTAATGACAAACCGTCTTTACAACTTCACCGGGAGAGGAGACAGCGACCCGAGTTTGGACTCAGAGTACGCAGCTAACCTCAGGAAGAAATGCAAGCCAACAGATACAACGACGGCTCTAGAGATGGATCCAGGAAGTTTCAAGACATTCGACGTGAGCTACTTCAAGTTAGTGGCTAAGAGAAGAGGGCTTTTCCAGTCGGATGCTGCTCTATTGGACAACTCAAAGACTAGGGCTTATGTCTTGCAGCAGGCACGTGGGTCAACCTTCTTTCATGACTTTGGTGTCTCAATGGTGAAAATGGGTCGGATCGGGGTTCTTACTGGTCGTACCGGGGAGATCCGCAAGATGTGTCGTGTTCCTAACTAA
- the LOC106404071 gene encoding pyruvate, phosphate dikinase regulatory protein 2, which translates to MDSRQGHPEPDSESPPVAASSPRSPKLKASSKLNRWSMARALRSGVKIIDRPINAPHRQATTEESDRKTSAVDGDDVAAGKSIYLVSDGTGWTAEHSVNAALGQFEDRLVNRGCSVNTHLFSWVEDEEKLLEIINQAAKQKAMCFYTLANPSMSKSAKEACDQLGVLSVDILGPIIEGIASHLGVSPSGLTRGAPGRVKTLNDAYFKRIEAIEFTIKQDDGTLPENLGKADIILVGVSRTGKTPLSTYIAQKGYKVANVPFVMGVEPPKTLFEVEPRKVFALTIQLVVLQAIRRTRAKTLGVDTEGENRYSGFDLVRKELDFASKIYEKNPGWAVIDVTNKAIEETAAVILRLYHDSSDSSTSVPCISKRF; encoded by the exons ATGGATTCACGACAAGGCCATCCCGAACCTGATTCCGAATCTCCTCCGGTGGCAGCTTCGAGTCCTCGCTCTCCGAAGCTGAAGGCTAGCTCCAAACTGAACCGATGGTCCATGGCCCGAGCTTTACGCTCCGGCGTCAAGATCATTGACCGTCCGATCAACGCACCTCACCGTCAAGCAACGACGGAGGAGTCTGATAGGAAGACGTCTGCGGTCGACGGCGATGACGTGGCGGCGGGAAAGTCTATATATTTGGTTTCCGACGGGACAGGGTGGACGGCGGAGCACTCCGTCAACGCCGCGTTGGGGCAATTCGAAGATCGACTGGTCAATCGCGGATGTTCTGTCAACACACATCTCTTCTCTTGG GTGGAGGATGAGGAGAAGCTGTTAGAGATTATAAATCAGGCGGCGAAGCAAAAGGCGATGTGTTTCTACACTTTAGCCAATCCTTCTATGTCCAAATCCGCTAAAGAAGCTTGTGATCAGTTGGGAGTGCTTTCCGTTGATATATTGGGACCAATCATCGAAGGGATAGCGTCTCACTTGGGTGTTTCTCCATCTGGTCTCACCCGTGGAGCGCCCGGGAGGGTCAAGACTCTCAACGATGCTTATTTCAAAAGAATCGAAGCCATTGAGTTTACCATCAAGCAAGACGATGGGACTTTGCCCGAGAACTTAGGCAAGGCTGACATCATTCTCGTTGGTGTTTCCCGGACCGGAAAGACGCCGCTGTCCACTTACATTGCTCAAAAGGGTTACAAAGTCGCTAATGTGCCGTTTGTGATGGGTGTGGAACCGCCCAAGACGCTTTTCGAGGTTGAACCGAGGAAAGTTTTCGCGTTGACGATTCAACTTGTTGTGCTGCAAGCGATTAGGAGAACAAGGGCTAAAACGTTAGGTGTGGATACGGAAGGAGAGAACAGATACTCTGGCTTCGATCTCGTTCGGAAAGAACTTGATTTTGCGTCAAAAATTTATGAGAAAAACCCTGGATGGGCGGTAATAG ATGTGACGAATAAAGCGATAGAAGAAACCGCAGCTGTGATTCTGCGGCTGTACCATGACAGTAGCGACAGTAGTACTTCTGTACCTTGTATATCAAAACGCTTCTAA